One Acinetobacter pullicarnis genomic region harbors:
- a CDS encoding DUF4139 domain-containing protein, producing the protein MKITSTLLFVPLYSALSTTVYALSLSEAPIQQVTLYPNSAKIERSIPVKAGEHLVTLDGLPANFDISQLQYQTSNIDVNAVSHQDSALNKPAGQESHQLKNEIKLLETQISAQRAIIQAAELQNKFLTNLTTGSGTKVRNQAYDAFIAIDAATQQKKELEQRHRELQQDLNAIGDHQFNQRSLKFYVQAAQKGEIKISYIVPYARWQPIYKAELNSAQKQITLTRMAMLSQKTGEDWNNVKLVLSTAQPQGQVRQVTPEPWSVNYYEPTPIIRPAPVPMAAYAMTKERKSIEMDNTVEVEAAAPQFPEFEANELNYSAEFRTDTKTSLASSQQQIYLPLKTEQFPVALSVWVIPRQSPQATINAELSTLDNNWPSGMVKLYRDGDYIGQRAWNNSPDEKLNMNFGVDEQIQVKVVDLVDKKNMMGKTQAETLQKQQYVIQNLHNYPVQVSLFDAVPQSRQSQLSTQSSYSIKPSTTTWQGQPNINQWIIALAPQQKFQLQLEHLFKYPSKGHTSGF; encoded by the coding sequence GTGAAAATAACATCGACACTTCTTTTTGTTCCACTTTATAGTGCTCTTTCAACCACTGTTTATGCACTCAGCCTAAGTGAAGCCCCCATTCAACAGGTCACTTTATATCCCAATTCAGCAAAAATTGAACGAAGTATTCCGGTCAAAGCTGGTGAACACTTGGTGACTTTAGACGGACTTCCTGCAAATTTTGATATATCACAATTGCAATATCAAACCTCAAATATCGATGTCAATGCAGTATCACATCAAGATAGCGCATTAAATAAACCCGCTGGGCAAGAATCACATCAACTCAAAAATGAAATTAAACTGCTCGAAACACAGATTTCAGCACAACGTGCCATTATTCAAGCAGCTGAATTGCAAAATAAATTTTTAACCAACCTAACCACTGGATCAGGCACAAAAGTTCGCAATCAAGCCTATGATGCATTTATCGCGATAGATGCTGCTACTCAGCAAAAAAAAGAATTAGAACAACGTCATAGAGAACTACAGCAAGATTTAAATGCAATTGGGGATCACCAATTTAATCAACGTAGTCTAAAATTCTACGTTCAAGCAGCACAGAAAGGCGAAATTAAAATCAGCTATATCGTCCCCTATGCACGTTGGCAACCGATCTATAAAGCGGAACTAAACAGCGCTCAAAAACAAATTACCCTCACCCGCATGGCCATGCTTTCACAAAAAACCGGTGAAGATTGGAACAACGTCAAATTAGTTTTATCAACTGCTCAGCCACAAGGCCAAGTGAGACAAGTTACACCAGAACCTTGGTCAGTTAACTACTATGAGCCGACACCCATTATTCGTCCTGCACCCGTGCCAATGGCGGCCTATGCAATGACCAAAGAAAGAAAATCAATAGAAATGGATAACACCGTTGAAGTTGAAGCTGCTGCACCACAATTCCCTGAATTTGAAGCCAATGAACTCAACTACAGCGCTGAATTTCGTACAGATACCAAGACCTCACTGGCCAGCAGTCAGCAACAAATATATCTTCCTTTAAAAACAGAGCAATTTCCTGTCGCACTGTCTGTTTGGGTGATTCCAAGACAGTCTCCTCAAGCCACGATTAATGCTGAACTTTCCACACTCGACAACAACTGGCCATCAGGTATGGTCAAGTTATATCGTGATGGTGACTATATTGGACAACGTGCTTGGAACAATAGCCCAGATGAAAAACTCAACATGAATTTTGGAGTCGATGAGCAGATTCAGGTCAAGGTTGTTGATCTAGTAGACAAAAAAAATATGATGGGCAAAACTCAAGCGGAGACTTTGCAAAAACAGCAGTACGTCATCCAAAACCTGCATAACTATCCGGTTCAAGTCAGCCTCTTTGATGCTGTGCCACAAAGTCGTCAAAGCCAATTGAGCACGCAAAGCAGCTATAGCATCAAACCATCAACAACGACCTGGCAAGGCCAACCGAATATTAACCAATGGATCATTGCTTTAGCACCACAGCAGAAGTTTCAACTTCAACTCGAGCATCTGTTTAAATATCCAAGTAAAGGGCATACTTCTGGTTTTTAA
- a CDS encoding IS4-like element ISAba1 family transposase (programmed frameshift), producing the protein MTHLNELYLILNKYLKWNKSHLKCFALIMLVIILKQTCNLSSASKALPIKCLPQSFYRRMQRFFAGQYFDYRQISQLIFNMFSFDQVQLTLDRTNWKWGKRNINILMLAIVYRGIAIPILWTLLNKRGNSDTKERIALIQRFIAIFGKDRIVNVFADREFIGEQWFTWLIEQDINFCIRVKKNFIVTNHLGKNHKISDLFRHLKVGQIECRKRRILVGRVKLYISALQLENGELLLVVSPQFNANAIQDYALRWEIETLFSCLKGRGFNLENTRLTDPRRVKKLIAVLAISFCWCYLTGEWQHDQKKVIKIKKHGRLSMSLFRYGLDYVQMAIQRLIGFGKKEEFKEILAILRRQNPDRIRVL; encoded by the exons ATGACACATCTCAATGAGTTATATCTTATCTTAAACAAATATCTAAAATGGAACAAGTCACATTTAAAGTGCTTTGCGCTCATCATGCTTGTGATTATTTTAAAGCAAACATGTAATCTTTCTTCTGCATCTAAAGCCTTGCCCATCAAGTGCTTACCACAATCATTTTATCGACGTATGCAGCGCTTCTTTGCAGGTCAGTATTTTGATTATCGTCAAATTTCTCAGTTGATTTTCAATATGTTTTCATTCGACCAAGTGCAACTGACTTTAGATAGAACCAATTGGAAATGGGGAAAACGAAATATTAATATCCTGATGCTCGCAATCGTTTATCGTGGAATAGCGATACCTATCCTTTGGACATTGCTTAATAAACGTGGAAATTCAGATACGAAAGAGCGTATTGCTTTGATTCAACGCTTTATAGCCATTTTTGGTAAAGACCGTATTGTGAATGTGTTCGCAGACAGAGAGTTTATCGGTGAGCAGTGGTTTACATGGTTAATTGAACAAGACATCAACTTCTGCATTCGTGTTA AAAAAAACTTCATTGTCACCAATCATTTAGGAAAGAATCATAAAATTAGTGATTTATTTCGCCATCTTAAAGTTGGTCAAATTGAATGTCGTAAACGACGGATTTTGGTTGGTCGGGTGAAACTATATATAAGTGCACTACAGTTAGAAAATGGAGAGCTTTTACTCGTCGTTTCTCCTCAGTTTAATGCCAATGCTATTCAGGATTATGCATTACGCTGGGAAATTGAAACCTTATTCAGTTGTCTCAAAGGACGCGGGTTTAATCTTGAAAATACGCGCTTGACAGACCCTAGACGAGTGAAAAAATTGATTGCGGTGTTAGCTATAAGCTTCTGTTGGTGTTACTTAACGGGTGAATGGCAACATGATCAAAAAAAAGTGATAAAAATAAAGAAGCATGGACGACTCTCAATGAGTTTATTTCGCTATGGTTTAGACTATGTTCAAATGGCGATTCAGCGTTTAATTGGTTTTGGGAAAAAAGAAGAGTTTAAGGAAATTTTGGCAATTTTAAGAAGGCAGAACCCTGATAGGATAAGGGTTCTGTGA
- a CDS encoding DUF3106 domain-containing protein, which produces MAAKRFILACCALSFLQTSFAGFDRFWIFSKNPNTQIEAWDTLSEDEQRALIKRYQNLKEIPETQSVSLQQRMDWFTQLPEQEKQKMREAWQQMSSDERHTMRKKLDKATTAEQRAEIRGQYLQKYLSNTDPK; this is translated from the coding sequence ATGGCAGCTAAACGTTTTATATTGGCATGTTGTGCATTGAGTTTCTTACAAACCAGCTTTGCTGGTTTTGACCGCTTTTGGATTTTCTCAAAAAATCCCAATACGCAGATTGAAGCATGGGACACTTTGTCAGAAGATGAACAACGTGCCCTAATTAAACGCTACCAAAATTTAAAAGAAATTCCAGAAACCCAAAGCGTTTCCCTGCAACAGCGGATGGATTGGTTCACCCAACTTCCAGAACAAGAAAAACAAAAAATGCGGGAAGCTTGGCAACAAATGAGCAGTGATGAACGTCACACCATGCGCAAAAAACTCGACAAAGCGACCACTGCTGAACAGCGCGCTGAAATTCGAGGACAATACCTCCAAAAATATCTCAGCAATACCGACCCTAAATAA
- the glyA gene encoding serine hydroxymethyltransferase, whose amino-acid sequence MFANISISEFDPELAQAITAEDARQEAHIELIASENYCSPAVMEAQGSKLTNKYAEGYPGKRYYGGCEYVDVIEQLAIDRAKELFGADYANVQPHAGSQANAAVYLALLNPGDTVLGMSLAHGGHLTHGAKVSFSGKTYNAIQYGLNTETGEIDYEEVERLALEHKPRMIVAGFSAYSQIIDWQRFRDIADKVGAYLFVDMAHVAGLVAAGVYPSPVNIADVTTTTTHKTLRGPRSGLILAKANEEIEKKLQSAVFPGNQGGPLVHAIAAKAICFKEAMTPEYKVYQQQVVKNAQAMAEVLIARGYDIVSGGTENHLFLLSLIKQDVTGKEADAWLGAANITVNKNSVPNDPRSPFVTSGIRIGTPAVTTRGFAEAEVRELAGWIADILDSKGDQAVIDAVKVKAEAVCAKFPVYA is encoded by the coding sequence ATGTTTGCCAATATTTCTATTTCTGAATTTGACCCAGAACTAGCTCAAGCAATCACTGCTGAAGATGCGCGTCAAGAAGCGCATATTGAGTTAATCGCATCTGAAAACTACTGTTCTCCAGCGGTGATGGAAGCACAAGGATCGAAGCTTACCAACAAATATGCAGAAGGTTACCCAGGTAAACGCTATTATGGCGGCTGTGAATATGTTGACGTGATTGAGCAACTTGCAATTGATCGTGCAAAAGAATTGTTTGGTGCAGACTATGCAAACGTTCAACCGCATGCGGGTTCACAAGCAAACGCTGCAGTTTACCTTGCATTGCTTAACCCAGGCGACACCGTTTTAGGTATGAGCTTGGCGCATGGTGGTCACTTGACACACGGTGCTAAAGTTAGCTTTTCAGGTAAAACATATAATGCAATTCAGTACGGTTTAAATACTGAGACTGGCGAAATTGATTATGAAGAAGTTGAGCGTTTGGCTTTAGAACATAAACCACGTATGATCGTTGCTGGTTTCTCTGCTTATAGTCAAATCATCGATTGGCAACGTTTCCGTGATATCGCGGATAAAGTTGGCGCTTACTTGTTTGTTGATATGGCACACGTTGCTGGTTTAGTTGCTGCGGGTGTTTACCCAAGCCCAGTAAACATTGCTGACGTAACCACAACCACAACGCATAAAACACTTCGTGGTCCACGCTCTGGTCTAATTTTAGCTAAAGCAAACGAAGAGATTGAGAAAAAATTACAATCTGCAGTATTCCCAGGCAACCAAGGTGGTCCTTTGGTTCATGCGATTGCTGCAAAAGCGATTTGCTTTAAAGAAGCAATGACTCCTGAATATAAAGTTTATCAACAACAAGTTGTTAAAAATGCTCAAGCAATGGCTGAAGTATTGATTGCACGTGGTTATGATATCGTTTCTGGCGGTACTGAAAACCACCTATTCCTGTTGTCGTTGATTAAACAAGATGTGACCGGTAAAGAAGCAGATGCATGGTTAGGTGCTGCGAATATTACCGTGAATAAAAACTCTGTACCAAATGATCCACGCTCACCATTTGTGACTTCTGGTATTCGTATCGGTACGCCTGCTGTGACCACACGTGGTTTTGCTGAAGCGGAAGTTCGTGAATTGGCAGGTTGGATTGCTGATATTCTAGATAGCAAAGGTGACCAAGCGGTAATCGATGCAGTTAAAGTGAAAGCTGAAGCGGTCTGCGCTAAATTCCCTGTTTATGCATAA
- a CDS encoding putative hemolysin produces the protein MKKIIYILLAVTATGLTACSNIANKTEANSMKINMANPASQYCVDQGGELKIKTDAEGGQSGYCYLPNGQVVEEWEFMRSNQPQ, from the coding sequence ATGAAAAAAATTATTTATATTCTATTGGCTGTTACTGCAACTGGATTGACAGCCTGTTCAAATATTGCAAATAAAACAGAAGCTAACTCAATGAAAATCAATATGGCAAATCCTGCGAGTCAATATTGTGTCGATCAAGGTGGAGAATTAAAAATTAAAACTGATGCTGAAGGTGGTCAGTCTGGTTATTGTTATCTTCCAAATGGGCAGGTGGTTGAAGAGTGGGAGTTTATGCGAAGCAATCAGCCTCAATAA
- a CDS encoding RNA polymerase sigma factor gives MDLAPKQSQSESSSTQQSTAEQRLKFFMQDVTGRALVMMESATQGHHGIAMDLVQEAFISLHKAYAEKDTDEWYPLFYTILTNKLQDWRRKEARRASPFSLFRKLNLDSDDEDALDIIDESTPNPLAFLDQAVTVEEIQAAIAKLPVRQQQAFMLRAWEGFDTQTTAQIMSCSEGSVKTHYHRAIKALRTTLSHLDPFMRGTPNEE, from the coding sequence ATGGATTTAGCACCTAAACAGTCACAGTCTGAAAGCAGCAGTACTCAACAGAGTACCGCTGAACAACGTCTTAAGTTTTTTATGCAAGACGTGACTGGTCGTGCCCTCGTGATGATGGAAAGCGCAACCCAAGGACATCATGGCATTGCGATGGATTTGGTGCAGGAAGCCTTTATTTCCCTGCACAAAGCCTATGCCGAAAAAGATACAGACGAATGGTATCCGTTGTTTTACACCATCCTCACCAATAAACTACAAGATTGGCGCCGCAAAGAAGCCCGACGTGCCTCGCCCTTTTCCTTATTCCGTAAATTAAATTTAGATTCAGACGACGAAGATGCTTTAGACATCATTGATGAATCAACCCCAAATCCATTAGCATTTTTAGATCAGGCAGTCACCGTTGAAGAAATTCAAGCGGCAATCGCAAAACTACCTGTTCGCCAACAACAAGCCTTTATGTTACGTGCTTGGGAAGGTTTTGATACGCAGACCACCGCTCAAATCATGAGTTGTAGTGAGGGAAGCGTGAAAACCCATTATCACCGTGCCATAAAAGCCCTAAGAACAACGCTATCTCATTTAGATCCATTTATGAGAGGTACACCGAATGAAGAATGA
- the rnk gene encoding nucleoside diphosphate kinase regulator, protein MAKPSIIISSQDLQRLETMLEHQAKLTPTMQHLEDELARAQVVEPKDIPSNVVSMNAKVMIQIAPATEATEITLVYPHDFRGEKGQVNIVAPVGAAILGLAEGQEIEWPQPDGHMMKVKIEKVVFQPEREGDFL, encoded by the coding sequence ATGGCTAAACCAAGTATTATTATTTCATCACAAGATTTACAGCGTTTGGAAACAATGTTAGAGCATCAGGCTAAATTGACGCCTACAATGCAACATTTGGAAGATGAATTGGCACGTGCACAAGTCGTTGAACCGAAAGACATTCCATCGAATGTGGTCAGCATGAATGCAAAAGTGATGATTCAAATTGCGCCTGCGACTGAAGCGACTGAAATTACCTTGGTTTATCCGCATGATTTCCGTGGTGAAAAAGGACAGGTTAATATTGTTGCCCCTGTTGGTGCTGCAATTTTAGGTTTGGCAGAAGGTCAAGAAATTGAATGGCCACAGCCTGATGGACATATGATGAAAGTGAAAATTGAAAAAGTTGTTTTCCAGCCAGAAAGAGAAGGCGACTTTTTATAA
- a CDS encoding exonuclease domain-containing protein, which translates to MQAIILDTETHSLNGLPIEIAYAPIEIHHAQLSLDRQQMFDQLYSIGDEKISFGSMAVHHILESDLIGKPSYREFQLPADTRYIIGHNIDYDIRAIQQCGVNTDHIKAICTLALARAVWPDVEAHNISALIYQISQGSEKARSMLKGAHRADADIILTANILMHIVHHLNIQNIEELYTASEEARIPKSITFGKHRGTAIKDLPGDYVQWLLRQEDLDPYLRKALENKNLISS; encoded by the coding sequence ATGCAGGCTATTATTCTCGACACAGAAACGCATAGCTTAAATGGCTTACCGATTGAAATTGCCTATGCCCCAATTGAGATTCATCACGCTCAATTAAGCTTAGATCGCCAGCAGATGTTTGATCAGCTTTATAGTATTGGTGATGAGAAAATCTCTTTTGGCTCAATGGCTGTACATCATATTTTAGAATCTGATCTAATCGGCAAACCAAGCTACCGTGAGTTTCAACTTCCTGCAGACACACGCTATATCATTGGTCACAATATTGACTACGATATTCGTGCAATTCAACAATGTGGTGTTAATACTGATCATATTAAAGCAATCTGTACCCTCGCTTTGGCCCGTGCCGTTTGGCCAGATGTTGAAGCCCACAATATCTCTGCTCTCATCTACCAAATCAGTCAAGGCAGTGAAAAAGCCCGCAGTATGCTCAAAGGCGCACATCGTGCCGATGCTGATATTATTTTAACTGCCAATATTTTGATGCATATCGTACATCACTTAAATATTCAAAATATTGAAGAACTTTATACAGCTTCCGAGGAGGCTCGTATTCCGAAAAGCATTACCTTTGGCAAACATCGGGGAACAGCAATTAAAGATCTCCCAGGTGATTATGTGCAATGGCTATTACGCCAAGAAGATTTGGATCCTTATCTACGTAAAGCCCTAGAAAATAAAAACCTGATTAGCAGCTAA